The window aaagcaaCTGTGTAAAAGATCCAACTTCCCTATTAATAACCTGCCGACATCCAATGTTTAACCACCATTACAACGGGAATAGAAATTAACAGGTTGTTTCTTAACAGAAACAGCAGGCTTTTCTTCAGCTTTCACACTGACAGAAGGAATAGCATACCATGGTTTATTCTCTACTGAAGTTTCCAACTTCTCATTCCCTGTCTTGACTTCCTCCTTTGGTGTAGCAAACACAGGCCTCGCATAGCTTCTTCCTGCAGAAAAGCTGCTCTCTCTCTGATCCATTTGCTTAAATTTTGCCAGAAAATCTTCAATAACTTTCTAGTGTGGTGgtagaaaaaacaacaatggTGGAATGCTATATATAGAGAACTATATGAGACTTCctgttttcttcatttaatcGAAGTGTGACCTCTCGTTTTATGTTGACATGCATTAATGTTTGAAACCCTCAAGTCATCAAAGTATTGATCAGGTTGGTGCAATGCACCTTTTAAGTGCAGCCACTGTTTTCAATTCCTTAGTTAATGAATTCAATAATGTTTCACAATTACCAtgaatttttagtgatgttagTTTTAGTAAAACCATTATCTTTTTCATGACACCAAATCATCAATCGTGTTTTAAagctataaataaaaatgaagttttcgaactttacaaattaaatttttaagtttaccATATTTATAAGATTTAACTTGGAATTTTACCTGATCAACATGTGAATCAGTAATTCAGcctgaattttgattttttttaaaatcaaacacttgcgttgatatgttttttttttaaatcttgttaTAAATGAAACCTGCCATGGGCTAGACTTTAATCTGTCGAGTCAGACAAGATTTTATAGCTATAAGATTTAACCGTAAtatgcctctcttttttttaatgattctgAAAAGGAAAACTAggaatcatttaattttgacGTGGGAAAGTTTCTAACACAAATCAACATAAACATAATTAAGAAAGAAACAATGCTAACAAAGTGGAGCCACCAAAAACTGATCCACTTTTAGGAGACTCAAAAGCACCAagcaaacaattaaaaacactCAAAAACTACCAATACTAAAATTGACCAAAACAAGGTAGCTAAAACATTGAAACCCAAATGCTTCTCTATGGGGTTCCTTGCATAGTGCTTGCCGTACTCATGGTGATGTAGAGCTTGCACATCTTGCAGTGAAAGAGCTTATTGATCTTGAACCATGGAATTCAGGCAACTATGTGTTGTCGTTGAATATATACGCAGAGGAAGAGAGATGGAGCAAAGTTGCGAATGCACGAGGGATGATGAGGGAGAGGAATGTCAAGAAGACACCAGGGCAGAGTGTTAATCGATAAGCCAGCAGAGTTACTTTGATTGAGCGATTACTCTTGATTGGCATACTGGTTTTACCGAGTCTCCTTCACAGAAAGGCTTGCAATTCAAGAATGAATGAAGCATCTAGCAACCTCTTAACATCGTGCATAAGTTCAAAGGCGTTTCAGCAAAGCAAAGCTGTGCGAATGCTGATGGCAATGCAAGAAGCAGAAAAAGTAAGTTCGGGGATGGCGGACTAACACTAACACTAATTTGGCCGATGAAATTTCAACACAATCAAATCTAGAGGGTACCCTTTACAGACTCTAATTTCTTTGACATAAACATGGCTGTCTTGGAATTATGTCAACACCAACGAAGTGCAGTGGGATATATACTTGAAAGTTCTGCTTGGGCACTTAGCGGTAAGATGTACAGAGGCTAGTGCAGGGAAACTGtgattgaatgattttaatacTACTGATGTTGATAAAATGATGCTCATGAAATTGCTGATTATATCcattttttatgcttaatttcCTTCTGTTTTGTGAAGATTGTTAAACCGAAGAAACATATTGCATGAGAGAGAGTAATGAAACAAGGAATTATTTATTCATAAGGGAAGTCTTACACAAACCAACTTTCTTCATCAAAAGGAATAACAAACTGCGACACACAAACCAAGACCCAGTAGGAACTGAGAAACAGGAAGCCCTAAATGGCCATATTAACGAACAAAAAGCAACTGTGTAAAACATCCAACTTCCCTCTTAATAACTTGCCGACATCCAATATTGTTTAACCACCATTACAACGGGAATAGAAATAAACAGGTTGTTTCTTAACAGACACAGCAGGCTTTTCTTCAGCTTTCACACTGACAGAAGGAACAGCATACCATGGTTTACTCTCTACTGAAGTTTCCAACTTCACATAATTCCCTGTCTTGACTTTCTCCTTCGGTGTAGCAAACACAGGCCTTGCATAGCTTCTTGCGGGAGAAAATAAGCTTCTCTCTCCCTGATCCATTTGCTTAAATTTTGCCAGAAAAACTTCAGCAGTAACTTTCTAGTGGGGTggtagaaaaaaacaacaatggtGGAATGCTATATATAGAGGACTTTATGAGACTTCctgtttaatttcttcatttaatcGAAGTGTGACCTCTCGTTTTATGTTGACGAGCTAGAAATGTTCGTCCTGCATGCACTTGCAAGGTTCATTACAAAAGTCACTTGTTCTGATGGTTAACTCACTGTATCCAAATAGGTGATGTCTGAGGTTCAACTACTGAAAAAAAGATTTCTGATCTTTTTGTTGCGTGCGTGCGAATGTTTGTATGCTTAGCTAGCTCATGTTGATATATTCCTTAAATTTGCTTTAGTTATCGCAATTCAAGATTGAATGAAGCATCTAGCAACCTTTTAACATCCTGCACAAGATCAAAGGACTTTCAGCAACCAAAGCTGTGCGAATGCTGATTACGGTGCAAGGAGGGAAGGATTTGCACTACTATTTTGTGAAAGTAGCAGAAAAACCTAGTAAGGAAGTTCGGGGACGGCGGACTAACACTACTATTTTGGGCGATGTATTTTGAAGACAATCAAATCTAGAGGGTACCCTTTGCAACCCTTAATTTCTTTGACATAAATggtctctttaattttattgttaaaagaaGACTTGTGAGCTAGTACTTGTCAAATCTATTGAAAGCATAAATACTAGTTCCTCAAGCTTCCATATGTGTATGTTTGTGCTGTATAGAAGATTGTGTATTGGGTCATGGTTGCCGTGGAATTATGGAAACACCAACGAAAGGCAGTGGAATATATGTTTGAAAGCTTTGTTTAGCTGTAAGATGTAGGAAGGCTAGTGCTGGGCAACTGTCATTGGATGATTTTAACAGTTCTTCTATGTTCATAAAATGATGCTCAAACAGCTGATTTTATCCTTCTTTATGTTTAATTCCCATCTGCTTTGTGAAGATTGTTAAACTGAAGACACATATTACGttatagaaagagaaagggTCATGAAACAAGGAATTATTTATTCATAAGGGAAGACATACACAAACCGAATTTCTTCACCAGAAGCAATAACAAAATGGGACACAAACGAAGACCAAACCCTAAATGGCcatattaacaaacaaaaagcaCTGTGTGAAACATCCCACTTCCCTCTTATTAACTTGCCGACGTTAATGTTTATCCACCATTACAACGGGAATAGAAATTAACAGGTTGTTCCTTAACAGAAACAGTAGGTTTTTCTTCAGCTTTCACACTGACAGAAGGGACAGCATACCGTGGTTTATTCTCTACTGAAGTTTCCAACTTCACATTCCCTGTCTCGACTTCCTCCTTTGGTGTAGCAAACACAGGCCTTGCATAGCTTCTTTCTGAATAATAGctgctctctctctccattGCTTAAACTTTGCCAGAAAAACttctatatctttttaatgtggtgGTAGATAAAACAACGATGAAGGAATGCTATATATAGAGGACTATATAAGACTTCCTGTTcttcttcatttaattaaagTGTGACCTCTCGTTTTATGTTGACATGCAATATTGATGTTTGAAACCCTTGAGTCATCAAAGTGTGTGCCTTATTCAGGTTAGTGCAATGCACCCTTTAAGTGCAGcaaatgttttcaatttcttagTTAATGAAATCATTAAGTTTTCACAATTACCATAAATTTTAGTGAATGTTAGTTTTGGGAAAaccaattatctttttaatggaAACTAATCATTAATCTTCTGAAAATATTGTATGTTttgaagttataaaaataatataaattcttcAAGATTTACGAATCTACcatccttttatatataaataaaatatccaactTGGTATCcgataaaattcaaaactaggATTGAGGTCTGAGTTATGTAAATTAACTCGTAGACAAGTGGGTCAACTTGggttttaataatgttttagaaaagaacttgaaatagcatttgatgataaaaaaataaaaacctcagTTTAAAGTGAAAAAGCCATCCATGGAAGGTGGGGAATAGATCATAAACAGGGCAAAGCCATCAAAGCAGTGCCAATTTTCTTCATGGATAGCTTTTCACCAAGCAAAGAAATTATTATGCAAACATCATGTCCAGCATGCAGGGGTACATGGTAACTTGAACAGAGCACGTTATAAGATGATCCCATCTTCACTGCTAAAACCACAGCTAATATATACTGCATCTGGGTAATGAGTTAAACTCGGGCCAAGCAAACAATAAACTCAAATACTTCTCCAATCTCCATGCCTGAAAGTAGCATGCAGGTTTTGAAGAAACCATGAATGAATCAAACTAGAGATAAAATCATGCAGCTTGTGAGTGTCTGCATGTGTCAGCGGgacaaattcaaaaagaaagcACTGTCTGCAGAGAAGAGATTTGATACTAATATAATCTCAAACAATTTAACAGTCAGAATGTGAGTGTTGGATGACTATGTCAATGGCATTAGTCACAACGAAAAGTGAGATGCACCGAGGAAAATAAAAGCTAGCTCTAAGCTTCCAATGGAAAACAATCACAGAAGCTCGACTTAGCCACTTAAATTACATGCATGCTCTCCTCGGAGCAAGGACATAACGCTACTATGGCTCCTGTTTTTTCAAGGAAGCATTGGAGCTCtagctatttaatttttatgagttGTATATGGCGAGTAATTGGAGTACtcttcaaatattattattgaatataatattagattttaatattattattgaaaataatatattgttctgttttactttttaaattttttttgaaaattaacctcaaataacctaattaattttaaaaaataaatttaaaatctttaaaattgaGCAAAACAAGGTAGCTAAAACATTGAAACCCAAATGCTGCTCtattagttaaatttaaaatctttaaaatcttCACTGCTAAAACCACAGCTAATACTGCATCTGGGTAATGAGTTAAATTCGGGCCAAGCAAACAATAAACTCAAATACTTCTCCAATCTCAATGCTCATAAACCAAGCTAACCTTCTTATAATAAAGTCAAAACCACTATACAAAAATACAAGAAGGGCTTtgccattttttaaattacagttAATGAACTCCCGCCAAACCCCACCTTACTTTAAATTTCTGTTACAAGTAAACCAGAAAGAGGAAGGATGAGCAGAGCTTGCAGGGAGATTGAGCGCAACATCTTGCGCCTTCTCCACGGGCGCGAAACCCGAACACAGCTCCGTGAGATACACGCACATTTCCTTCGACGTGGTCTCAACCAACTCAACCAAATCCTTTCCCATTTCGTCTCCATTTGCGGGTCACTAAACAAAATGGCCTATGCGAATCGGATTTTTAAGCAAACCCAGAACCCCACTATAATCCTATTCAATGCAATGATTAAAGGGTATTCTTTAAATGGACCCTTTGAAGAGTCTTTCCGtttgttttcttcaatgaaAAATCGAGGTATTTGGCCGGATGAGTACACGCTTGCGCCTTTGCTTAAGGCGTGTTCAAGTCTTGGCGTGCTTCAACTTGGGAAATGTATGCACAAGGAGGTTCTTGTTGTTGGGTTCGAGTGTTTTAGCGCAATAAGAATTGGGGTTATAGAGTTGTATAGTTCTTGTGGGGTAATGGAAGATGCTGAGaaagtgtttgatgaaatgtaTCAAAGAGATGTGATTGTTTGGAATTTGATGATTCGTGGGTTTTGTAAGAGAGGGGATGTTGATATggggttgtgtttttttagacAGATGAGAAAGCGGAGTGTTGTTTCGTGGAATATCATGATTTCTTGCCTCGCACAAAGTCGGCGGGATAGTGAAGCTTTAGGACTTTTTCATGATATGCTGGATTGGGGATTTAAGCCGGATGAGGCAACCGTAGTTACTGTTCTGCCTATTTGTGCTCGTTTGGGTTCTCTTGATGTTGGGAAATGGATTCATTCTTATGCAAAATCAAGTGGGCTTTATCGAGATTTTGTAGCTGTGGGCAATGCACTAGTGGATTTTTACAATAAATCCGGCATGTTTGAGACTGCTAGAAGGGTATTTGATGAGATGCCTCGAAAGAACGTGATTTCTTGGAACACATTAATTTCGGGTTTGGCTTTTAATGGGAATGGTGAACTTGGGGTTGCATTGTTGGAGGAGATGATGAACGAAGGGGTAAGCCCCAATGATGCGACATTTGTTGGGGTTTTATCGTGTTGTGCTCACGCAGGACTGTTTGAAAGAGGGAAGGAATTGCTTGCTTCAATGGTGGAGCATCATCAAATCGAGCCTAAACTTGAGCACTATGGATGCATGGTTGATCTCCTAGGGCGTAGTGGATGTGTGAGGGAGGCTTATGACCTGATTAGAAGTATGCCTGGGGGAACTCCAAATGCTGCTTTATGGGGTTCCTTGCTTAGTGCTTGCCGTACACACGGTGATGTAGAGCTTGCACACCTTGCAGTAAAAGAGCTTATTGATCTTGAACCATGGAATTCTGGCAACTATGTGTTGTTGTCGAATATGTATGCAGAGGAAGAGAGATGGGAAAAAGTTGCAAATGTACGAGGGGTGATGAGGGAGAAGAATGTCAAGAAGACACCAGGGCAGAGTGTTATTGGATAAGTCTGCAGTGTTACTTTGATTGAGCGATTATTCTTGATTCTCACACTGGCTATACCGTGTGTCCTTCACAGCAAGCAAGGCTTGCAATTCAAGAATGAACGAAGCATCTAACAACCTTTTAACATCCTGCATAAGTTCAAAGGAGTTTCAGCAAGCAAAGCTGCACGAATGCCTATGAAAGTGCAAGGAGGGGAGAATTTGTGAAAGTAGTAGAAAACCTAGCAAGGAAATTCAGGGGCGGCGGACTAACACTAAATACTATTTTGGTCGATTTATTTTCAAGACAATCAAATCTAGAGGGTACCTGTTTCAACCCCTAATTTCTTTTGACATATATGGTCTctcattttattgttaaaaaaagctTGTGAGACAGTACTTGTCAAATCTCATAAAAGCATGAATATCAGTTCCTCAAGCTTCCAGCATGTGTCTATGTCTGTGCTGTATAGAAGAATGTGTATTGGGTCATAGTTGCCGTGGAATTATAGAAACGGCAACGAAGGGCAGTGGAATGTATGTTTAAAGCTTTGTTAAGCGGTAAGATGTAGAAAGGCTAGTACAGAGCATCTGTCAATGCATGATTTTAGGACTaccattttaataaaatgatgctCAAACTGCTGATTTTAtccattttatgtttaattccATTCTGTTTTGTGAAGATTGTTAAACCGAAGAAAGATATtccttgagagagagagaaagagtaatGAAACAAGGAATTATTTATTCATAAGGGAAGTCTTACACAAACCAACTTTCTTCATCAGAAGCAATAACTAAATGGGACACAAACCAAGACCAATAGGAACTGAGAAAGAGGAAACCCTAAATGGCcatattaacaaacaaaaagcaaCTGTGTAAAAGATCCAACTTCCCTATTAATAACCTGCCGACATCCAATGTTTAACCACCATTACAACGGGAATAGAAATTAACAGGTTGTTTCTTAACAGAAACAGCAGGCTTTTCTTCAGCTTTCACACTGACAGAAGGAATAGCATACCATGGTTTATTCTCTACTGAAGTTTCCAACTTCTCATTCCCTGTCTTGACTTCCTCCTTTGGTGTAGCAAACACAGGCCTCGCATAGCTTCTTCCTGCAGAAAAGCTGCTCTCTCTCTGATCCATTTGCTTAAATTTTGCCAGAAAATCTTCAATAACTTTCTAGTGTGGTGgtagaaaaaacaacaatggTGGAATGCTATATATAGAGAACTATATGAGACTTCctgttttcttcatttaatcGAAGTGTGACCTCTCGTTTTATGTTGACATGCATTAATGTTTGAAACCCTCAAGTCATCAAAGTATTGATCAGGTTGGTGCAATGCACCTTTTAAGTGCAGCCACTGTTTTCAATTCCTTAGTTAATGAATTCAATAATGTTTCACAATTACCAtgaatttttagtgatgttagTTTTAGTAAAACCATTATCTTTTTCATGACACCAAATCATCAATCGTGTTTTAAagctataaataaaaatgaagttttcgaactttacaaattaaatttttaagtttaccATATTTATAAGATTTAACTTGGAATTTTACCTGATCAACATGTGAATCAGTAATTCAGcctgaattttgattttttttaaaatcaaacacttgcgttgatatgttttttttttaaatcttgttaTAAATGAAACCTGCCATGGGCTAGACTTTAATCTGTCGAGTCAGACAAGATTTTATAGCTATAAGATTTAACCGTAAtatgcctctcttttttttaatgattctgAAAAGGAAAACTAggaatcatttaattttgacGTGGGAAAGTTTCTAACACAAATCAACATAAACATAATTAAGAAAGAAACAATGCTAACAAAGTGGAGCCACCAAAAACTGATCCACTTTTAGGAGACTCAAAAGCACCAagcaaacaattaaaaacactCAAAAACTACCAATACTAAAATTGACCAAAACAAGGTAGCTAAAACATTGAAACCCAAATGCTTCTCTATGGGGTTCCTTGCATAGTGCTTGCCGTACTCATGGTGATGTAGAGCTTGCACATCTTGCAGTGAAAGAGCTTATTGATCTTGAACCATGGAATTCAGGCAACTATGTGTTGTCGTTGAATATATACGCAGAGGAAGAGAGATGGAGCAAAGTTGCGAATGCACGAGGGATGATGAGGGAGAGGAATGTCAAGAAGACACCAGGGCAGAGTGTTAATCGATAAGCCAGCAGAGTTACTTTGATTGAGCGATTACTCTTGATTGGCATACTGGTTTTACCGAGTCTCCTTCACAGAAAGGCTTGCAATTCAAGAATGAATGAAGCATCTAGCAACCTCTTAACATCGTGCATAAGTTCAAAGGCGTTTCAGCAAAGCAAAGCTGTGCGA is drawn from Populus nigra chromosome 5, ddPopNigr1.1, whole genome shotgun sequence and contains these coding sequences:
- the LOC133695171 gene encoding pentatricopeptide repeat-containing protein At1g09190-like; translated protein: MSRACREIERNILRLLHGRETRTQLREIHAHFLRRGLNQLNQILSHFVSICGSLNKMAYANRIFKQTQNPTIILFNAMIKGYSLNGPFEESFRLFSSMKNRGIWPDEYTLAPLLKACSSLGVLQLGKCMHKEVLVVGFECFSAIRIGVIELYSSCGVMEDAEKVFDEMYQRDVIVWNLMIRGFCKRGDVDMGLCFFRQMRKRSVVSWNIMISCLAQSRRDSEALGLFHDMLDWGFKPDEATVVTVLPICARLGSLDVGKWIHSYAKSSGLYRDFVAVGNALVDFYNKSGMFETARRVFDEMPRKNVISWNTLISGLAFNGNGELGVALLEEMMNEGVSPNDATFVGVLSCCAHAGLFERGKELLASMVEHHQIEPKLEHYGCMVDLLGRSGCVREAYDLIRSMPGGTPNAALWGSLLSACRTHGDVELAHLAVKELIDLEPWNSGNYVLLSNMYAEEERWEKVANVRGVMREKNVKKTPGQSVIG